One genomic window of Stigmatella ashevillena includes the following:
- a CDS encoding HYR domain-containing protein, whose protein sequence is MKTAWQAVGWLTLGWMSLGGCSEPETRDEAPPASHTAHRQGVGATVPAQLVRDIHSSQGSTPGSSPSYFTVSGSNAYFFASEASSGRELWKTDGTAAGTRLVKDFVPGTSSPSGLPQTNPPRAADDPPLVALGGQVYFSLAHTSWSLELWRTDGTATGTVQVKDFCPLACSNSLRFLMAFNGRLFFALNDTEGAEPWTSDGTEVGTQRLANISPGSGSSSPHAFTAWKGALYFLATSSSASGEELWRTDGTPAGTVRVALGSSYSKITALAPVGDVLYFAASDASGEELWRTDGTLAGTRKVSDLNPGSASSSPRALTAAGGRLYFVANTDMGSGLWVTDGTADGTVMLQQGLYDTPRSLAPLGQRLFFVSGDLQTGMEPWVTDGTPEGTQMLANLWPDKPSRAYSSDPGVLSTVGNSLYFTANLPDAQGSLWVTDGTPEGTQRVSGGPDGLGIVDIRGGGAALGGQLLVSGLNPSALSGFDPFMTDGTSEGTRRVKNINPPRSSSSPAELTAAGGRLYLRASDGTSGSELWTSDGTPAGTRLLDLKPGASSSQPQELKALGDWVLFFSSFRREELWRSDGTAAGTLRLKTFQPLPTSNQFGRAVLFEGFHYFTAVDSGGLELWRSNGTPEGTSRVIDLMPGAQSGMLDSELFSMGNRLYFMGNDGVRGQSLWRTDGTETGTQLVRENISPLRHFVDRNGTLFFAGDVSLWKSDGTGAGTQKVRSHSISISSLTLLDGTLYYFAGNELWRSTGTSGGTTKVATFDTQNTAISAPLVPMRGALFFSVQSPIGNELWRSDGTLQGTGLFREFLPGPASGVDHNQPFLVLHPEELLLLVASDESTGREIWATDGVDSWRVTDIAPQEGNTNPTSLMRMGDFVYFTADDGTGAEPWRIPVQALVDTTPPSLTCPANRPPLEATAPGGALVTYPPAVASDDRTSVLNVTYSQTSGTTFPLGTHTVTATVKDTAGNATSCSFQVQVRDTQPPTLTCPASLFRQATGPDGAAVSYSSARSSDTVSAVTLSYSHASGSTFPVGGTSVLVTATDASGNSKQCHFAVTVRDSTPPSITCPAPVFAEATLPSGTLASYPDATATDIVTPSPEVTYQPVPGTLLPFGLTSVVATAKDASGNTAACSFTMTVRDTTPPEVSCPEDLTTEPTREEGRPVDFPPATAHDAVTPEPELTYDPAPGSTFPLGTTIVTVQARDAAANSASCFFRVTVPRELTVPDAGTDAGPQPPDDAGTQPTDDAGTQPGTDGGVSTPPEEDTSGCGCSADSPAASAGWGALLLLGWTVTRRRARRG, encoded by the coding sequence ATGAAAACAGCTTGGCAGGCAGTGGGTTGGCTGACCCTGGGGTGGATGAGCCTGGGTGGGTGCTCGGAGCCGGAGACACGGGACGAGGCGCCCCCGGCGTCACACACGGCGCACCGCCAGGGCGTGGGGGCCACGGTTCCGGCGCAGCTCGTGCGGGACATCCACTCCTCGCAGGGGTCCACCCCCGGAAGCAGCCCGTCCTACTTCACCGTCTCGGGCAGCAACGCCTACTTCTTCGCGAGCGAGGCGAGCTCTGGGAGAGAGCTGTGGAAGACGGATGGGACGGCCGCGGGCACACGGCTGGTGAAGGATTTCGTGCCTGGAACCTCCTCGCCTTCAGGGCTTCCCCAGACCAACCCGCCTCGCGCCGCCGATGATCCGCCCCTGGTGGCACTGGGCGGCCAAGTCTACTTCTCGCTTGCCCATACGAGCTGGAGCCTCGAGTTGTGGCGCACGGACGGCACCGCCACCGGCACGGTGCAGGTGAAGGATTTCTGCCCACTGGCCTGTAGCAACAGCCTCCGCTTCCTGATGGCATTCAACGGCCGACTGTTCTTCGCCCTGAACGACACCGAGGGCGCCGAGCCGTGGACGAGCGATGGGACGGAGGTGGGCACGCAGCGCCTCGCGAACATCTCCCCCGGCTCGGGGAGCTCCTCTCCCCATGCCTTCACGGCTTGGAAGGGGGCGCTGTACTTCCTCGCCACCTCGAGCAGCGCCTCCGGAGAAGAGCTGTGGCGGACGGATGGCACACCGGCGGGCACCGTCCGCGTGGCCCTGGGGTCGTCCTATTCCAAAATCACGGCCCTGGCTCCGGTGGGAGACGTGCTCTACTTCGCGGCCTCGGACGCGTCCGGCGAGGAACTCTGGCGAACGGACGGGACCCTCGCGGGCACGAGGAAGGTCAGCGACCTCAACCCCGGCAGCGCCTCGTCTTCGCCCCGGGCGCTGACGGCCGCAGGCGGACGGCTCTACTTCGTGGCCAACACCGACATGGGCAGCGGGCTCTGGGTGACGGATGGCACGGCGGACGGCACGGTGATGCTCCAGCAAGGCCTCTACGACACGCCGCGCTCTCTTGCACCGCTGGGCCAGCGCCTGTTCTTCGTGTCGGGTGACCTCCAGACGGGGATGGAGCCCTGGGTGACGGACGGCACCCCCGAGGGCACCCAGATGCTTGCGAACCTCTGGCCCGACAAGCCCTCCCGCGCTTATAGCTCCGACCCGGGGGTCCTCTCGACCGTGGGGAACTCGCTCTACTTCACCGCAAACCTCCCCGACGCCCAGGGCTCGCTCTGGGTGACGGACGGCACCCCCGAAGGCACCCAGCGCGTGTCCGGGGGACCCGACGGTCTGGGCATCGTGGATATCCGGGGGGGAGGAGCCGCCCTGGGGGGGCAGCTCCTCGTCTCCGGGCTGAACCCCAGCGCCCTCAGTGGGTTTGATCCTTTCATGACGGACGGCACGTCCGAGGGGACCCGACGGGTAAAGAACATCAACCCGCCCCGCTCCTCCTCAAGTCCGGCGGAGCTCACGGCCGCGGGGGGACGACTTTATTTGCGCGCGTCCGATGGAACGAGCGGCTCGGAACTCTGGACGAGCGACGGGACCCCGGCGGGCACGCGGCTCCTGGACCTCAAGCCCGGCGCCTCGTCCTCTCAGCCCCAAGAGCTGAAGGCGCTGGGCGACTGGGTCCTGTTCTTCTCCAGCTTCCGCCGCGAGGAGCTGTGGCGCAGCGATGGCACCGCTGCGGGGACCCTGCGGTTGAAGACCTTCCAGCCCCTCCCCACCAGCAACCAGTTCGGCCGCGCCGTGCTCTTCGAGGGGTTCCACTATTTCACAGCAGTGGACTCGGGGGGGCTGGAGCTGTGGCGCAGCAACGGGACGCCCGAGGGCACCTCCCGGGTGATCGACCTGATGCCCGGCGCGCAGAGCGGCATGCTGGACAGTGAGCTCTTCTCGATGGGGAACAGGCTGTACTTCATGGGCAACGACGGCGTCCGCGGCCAATCGCTCTGGCGGACGGACGGGACGGAAACAGGCACGCAGTTGGTGCGCGAGAACATCAGCCCCCTCCGTCATTTCGTCGACCGCAATGGGACCCTGTTCTTCGCAGGGGACGTCAGCCTGTGGAAGAGCGATGGAACGGGGGCGGGCACTCAAAAGGTGAGGTCGCACTCCATCAGCATCTCCTCGCTGACCTTGCTGGATGGCACCCTCTACTACTTCGCGGGCAATGAGCTATGGCGAAGCACTGGGACGTCCGGGGGCACCACCAAGGTGGCAACCTTCGACACCCAGAACACCGCCATTTCGGCTCCGCTGGTACCGATGCGCGGCGCGCTGTTCTTCTCTGTCCAGAGCCCCATCGGGAATGAACTGTGGCGAAGCGATGGGACGCTCCAGGGGACGGGACTCTTCCGGGAGTTCCTGCCAGGACCGGCCAGCGGCGTGGATCACAACCAGCCTTTCCTCGTGCTGCACCCCGAGGAGCTCCTGCTCCTGGTGGCCTCGGACGAATCGACCGGCAGGGAAATCTGGGCCACGGACGGCGTCGACTCGTGGCGCGTCACGGACATTGCGCCACAGGAGGGCAACACCAATCCCACGTCTCTCATGCGCATGGGAGACTTCGTCTATTTCACGGCGGACGATGGGACGGGCGCAGAGCCCTGGCGCATTCCGGTCCAGGCGCTCGTGGACACCACGCCCCCCTCGCTGACGTGCCCAGCGAACAGACCGCCCCTCGAGGCCACCGCGCCTGGCGGCGCCCTCGTCACCTACCCGCCCGCGGTCGCCAGCGATGACAGGACGTCGGTCTTGAACGTGACTTACAGCCAGACATCGGGGACGACGTTCCCGCTCGGCACTCACACCGTCACCGCGACGGTCAAGGACACGGCTGGCAACGCAACCAGCTGCTCCTTCCAGGTGCAGGTGAGGGACACCCAGCCGCCCACCCTCACGTGTCCTGCCTCCCTTTTCCGGCAAGCCACCGGCCCTGACGGTGCTGCCGTGAGCTACTCGAGCGCTCGGTCGAGTGACACCGTCTCGGCCGTGACGCTGAGCTACAGCCATGCCTCGGGCAGCACGTTTCCCGTGGGCGGCACGTCCGTCCTCGTCACCGCCACGGACGCCTCGGGCAACTCGAAGCAGTGCCACTTCGCGGTGACCGTGAGAGACTCGACGCCCCCGAGCATCACCTGCCCTGCCCCCGTCTTCGCCGAGGCCACCCTCCCCTCTGGCACCCTCGCAAGCTATCCAGATGCCACCGCGACGGACATCGTCACCCCCTCGCCGGAGGTGACCTACCAGCCAGTGCCAGGGACTCTGTTGCCCTTTGGCCTCACATCCGTGGTGGCGACGGCCAAGGACGCCTCCGGCAACACCGCGGCCTGCTCCTTCACGATGACGGTGCGCGACACCACTCCGCCGGAGGTCTCCTGCCCGGAGGATCTCACCACGGAGCCCACCCGCGAGGAGGGCCGCCCGGTGGACTTCCCGCCCGCCACGGCCCATGACGCGGTGACGCCCGAGCCAGAGCTCACGTATGACCCCGCGCCGGGAAGCACTTTCCCGTTGGGGACGACGATCGTCACCGTGCAAGCCCGCGATGCGGCGGCCAACTCCGCCTCGTGCTTCTTTCGTGTGACGGTGCCTCGCGAGCTCACGGTCCCAGATGCCGGAACGGACGCTGGCCCACAGCCTCCGGACGATGCCGGCACACAGCCCACGGACGATGCCGGGACGCAGCCCGGCACGGATGGGGGCGTGAGCACGCCCCCCGAGGAGGACACCTCGGGTTGCGGCTGCTCGGCAGATAGCCCGGCCGCGAGCGCAGGATGGGGCGCCCTGCTCCTGCTGGGCTGGACGGTGACGCGGCGACGGGCGCGCCGCGGATGA
- a CDS encoding esterase family protein — translation MSNVDPNLRRELFGWYSHRLGMDMPIVRYGHWGPAMLLFPTAGGDFLEAERMGLIQSIAHHLFAGRLQIFSINSINPWAWMNPGMPLHEKARNQVLFSEYVEQEVVPHIRACLGNGHARIGAAGASFGAFHAANAFFRRPDLFELLLGLGGFYDLQAEFLHGYWSDDVYFNNPVSYIPNVSEGPGMDLLRHHSRIHLVTSRGAWEEPGYSEHLSHLLHQRGIPHNLDIWGHDMPHDWPTWYRQLDHYVGERLGY, via the coding sequence ATGTCAAACGTTGATCCAAACCTGCGCCGAGAACTCTTCGGTTGGTACAGCCACCGGTTGGGCATGGACATGCCCATTGTCCGCTACGGCCACTGGGGCCCGGCGATGTTGCTCTTTCCCACAGCGGGAGGCGATTTTCTCGAGGCCGAGCGCATGGGGCTCATTCAGTCCATCGCACACCACCTGTTCGCCGGACGGCTCCAGATCTTCAGCATCAACAGCATCAATCCCTGGGCGTGGATGAACCCGGGCATGCCCCTGCATGAGAAGGCCCGCAACCAAGTGCTCTTCTCGGAGTACGTCGAGCAGGAGGTCGTCCCGCACATCCGCGCCTGCCTGGGGAACGGCCACGCGCGCATCGGCGCGGCGGGAGCCAGCTTCGGGGCTTTCCACGCCGCCAACGCCTTCTTCCGGCGCCCAGACCTGTTCGAGCTTCTTCTCGGACTGGGGGGCTTCTACGATCTTCAGGCGGAGTTCCTCCACGGCTACTGGAGCGACGACGTCTACTTCAACAACCCCGTCTCCTACATTCCGAACGTGTCCGAGGGGCCGGGGATGGACTTGCTCCGGCACCACAGCCGGATCCATCTGGTGACGAGCCGCGGTGCCTGGGAAGAGCCTGGGTATTCCGAGCACCTCAGCCACCTGCTGCACCAGCGGGGCATCCCCCACAACCTGGACATTTGGGGGCACGACATGCCCCACGACTGGCCGACGTGGTACCGCCAGCTCGATCACTACGTGGGAGAGCGTCTTGGGTATTGA
- a CDS encoding ankyrin repeat domain-containing protein, whose translation MNPKTVTNDVVLPAAVIPDASDGAVLEWARMAFTLARAGDVQRLRGMLDAGLPAGLRNERGDSLLMLASYNGREEASRLLLERGADPEQTNDAGQTPLAGAAFKGNVAIATLLLDGGARVDGAGSDGRTALMFAAMFDKLDVLELLLQRGANREQRDADRRTALDYARALGAPRAAARLEPLSS comes from the coding sequence ATGAATCCGAAGACCGTCACGAATGACGTTGTTCTCCCCGCCGCGGTGATCCCCGATGCCAGCGATGGCGCTGTTTTGGAATGGGCGAGGATGGCCTTCACGCTCGCACGCGCGGGTGATGTCCAGAGGCTGCGGGGGATGCTCGACGCGGGGTTGCCCGCGGGGCTGCGCAATGAGCGAGGGGATTCGCTGTTGATGCTCGCCAGCTACAACGGCCGCGAGGAGGCCTCCCGCCTGCTGCTGGAGCGCGGTGCGGATCCGGAGCAGACCAACGACGCTGGGCAGACGCCGCTGGCGGGCGCGGCCTTCAAGGGCAACGTGGCCATCGCCACGCTGCTCCTGGATGGCGGTGCACGGGTGGACGGCGCGGGGAGCGACGGGCGCACAGCGCTGATGTTCGCGGCCATGTTCGACAAGCTGGACGTGCTGGAGTTGTTGCTCCAGCGCGGTGCGAACCGTGAGCAGCGGGACGCGGACCGGCGCACGGCATTGGACTACGCCCGGGCGCTCGGTGCGCCGCGCGCCGCCGCCCGGTTGGAGCCCCTGTCCTCGTAG
- a CDS encoding carbohydrate-binding protein, which translates to MARRMKNVWRTWGPRLLVMSCLSAGAGCLSPEEGAPEAQWASVQQAAGTTYEAESAALSGGAVVATDHTGYSGSGFVGGFTDGNKGNAAAQFTVSASAAGSHDATLRYANGTGSAQTLSLYVDGVKVKQISLGATANWDSWGTRTDTLTLSAGTHTVRYKFDTTDSGNVNLDNLNLSTQTTPPPQGSGPLYEAESAALSGGAVIASDHPGYSGTGFVGGFTDANKGNAAAQFTVSTSAAANYEVTLRYANGSGVGQTLSLYVDGTKLTQLPLATTANWDTWGTKTDTVNLSAGTHTLRYKYDTTDSGNVNLDSITLSDPITPPPPPPPPPPGQVYEAEEQFFSGGVVKDGTTLRNFATTGARVIFTVNAASAAAHNVSLVYLNSSGTSKTLNVYVNGLYALTSTLANNGSTAWGAKTESLNLRRGLNTITYQYDAGNTGGITVDAIVIPNAIALATRGATLPYQELEAEAGTTNATVLNPNRTPGTVEAESSGRRAVKLTQTGHYVQWTAPQAANSLVVRYSMPDGSAGGGINATLSLYVNGAKVQALPLSSRHAWVYGGYPYGDSPSTPSKPNEWDPGPHRFYDESRFLLPSIPAGATVKLQKDSGDTSSSYTIDLIDLEQVDAALTMPANFVSITDFGAKADDTTDDTQAIRNAISNAKSTGKAGVWIPSGVFRINGRVDLDNIHLRGAGPWYTKILATNYGEHFYGTGNNVKVFDLAYFGEIVERKDDPDRAAFQESYGTGSHFQNLWIEHAKVAFWIRPPTDGLFIVNTRMRNLYADGLNLHAGIKNSTVSHVHARNTGDDAFAMWSEGNINENCTFRYNTAQMPNLANTFAIYNGRDNKLLDSVGSDTLYADSGVLITDWFADLPFLGTTEVKRVTLNRTGGEQKVNFGLNAGALWIHAARKAITGHILVDGVDINDSTFSAVKFSFRKPLWQEPNPGVNNEPISNVTLNNVTIKGAGAYGLETQNVPGTATCTNVTVTGAALGGLSNPSNKFTFVKVSGNSGW; encoded by the coding sequence GTGGCAAGACGGATGAAGAATGTGTGGAGGACGTGGGGCCCTCGGCTCCTCGTGATGTCGTGCCTGAGCGCTGGGGCGGGATGCCTGTCCCCGGAGGAGGGAGCCCCCGAGGCGCAATGGGCCTCGGTGCAGCAGGCCGCCGGGACGACCTACGAGGCGGAATCCGCGGCGCTGTCGGGCGGTGCGGTGGTCGCAACCGATCATACGGGCTATTCTGGCAGTGGTTTCGTGGGAGGTTTCACGGATGGGAACAAGGGCAATGCCGCCGCCCAGTTCACCGTCAGCGCATCTGCCGCGGGCAGTCATGATGCGACGCTGCGCTATGCCAACGGTACGGGCAGTGCGCAAACCCTGAGCCTCTACGTCGATGGCGTGAAGGTGAAGCAGATCTCCCTTGGCGCGACCGCCAACTGGGACAGTTGGGGCACGAGGACCGATACGCTCACCTTGAGCGCCGGGACGCACACCGTGCGCTACAAGTTCGACACGACCGACTCGGGCAACGTCAATCTGGACAACCTCAACCTGAGCACTCAAACCACGCCTCCCCCGCAGGGTTCGGGCCCGCTCTATGAAGCAGAGTCCGCGGCGCTGTCGGGCGGTGCCGTCATCGCGTCCGACCACCCCGGTTACTCAGGCACCGGCTTCGTGGGAGGCTTCACGGATGCGAACAAGGGCAATGCCGCCGCCCAGTTCACCGTCAGCACGTCCGCCGCGGCCAACTACGAGGTGACGCTGCGCTACGCCAATGGCTCGGGGGTCGGGCAGACCTTGAGCCTCTATGTCGATGGCACGAAGCTCACGCAGCTCCCCCTGGCGACGACGGCCAACTGGGACACCTGGGGCACGAAGACCGATACGGTCAATCTGAGCGCTGGGACGCACACCCTGCGCTACAAGTACGACACGACCGACTCGGGCAACGTCAACCTGGACAGCATCACCCTGAGTGATCCCATCACGCCGCCGCCGCCGCCGCCGCCGCCGCCCCCTGGCCAGGTCTATGAGGCGGAGGAGCAGTTCTTCTCTGGGGGCGTCGTCAAGGACGGCACCACCCTGCGGAATTTCGCCACCACCGGCGCAAGGGTCATCTTCACGGTCAACGCGGCCTCTGCGGCGGCCCACAACGTGAGTTTGGTCTATCTCAACAGCTCGGGAACCAGCAAAACCCTGAACGTCTATGTCAATGGCCTGTATGCCTTGACCTCGACCCTGGCCAACAATGGTTCTACGGCCTGGGGGGCGAAGACGGAGTCCCTGAACCTGCGCCGAGGGCTCAACACCATCACCTATCAGTACGACGCGGGGAACACGGGAGGGATTACCGTCGATGCCATCGTCATCCCGAACGCCATTGCCCTGGCCACCCGGGGCGCCACGCTGCCTTACCAGGAGCTGGAGGCCGAAGCGGGCACGACCAACGCCACGGTGCTGAACCCCAACCGGACTCCCGGAACGGTGGAGGCCGAGTCCTCGGGCCGCCGGGCCGTCAAGCTCACGCAGACGGGCCATTACGTGCAATGGACCGCGCCCCAGGCGGCCAACTCACTCGTCGTCCGCTACAGCATGCCGGACGGCTCGGCCGGAGGCGGGATCAACGCGACGCTGAGCCTGTACGTCAACGGAGCCAAGGTCCAGGCCCTGCCCCTGTCCTCCCGGCATGCCTGGGTCTACGGTGGGTATCCCTACGGGGACAGCCCGAGCACGCCGTCCAAGCCGAACGAGTGGGATCCAGGTCCGCACCGCTTCTATGACGAGAGCCGGTTCCTGCTGCCGTCCATTCCGGCCGGTGCCACCGTCAAGCTGCAGAAGGACAGCGGGGACACCTCGTCCTCGTACACGATCGACCTGATTGATCTCGAGCAGGTGGATGCAGCCCTGACCATGCCCGCGAACTTCGTGAGCATCACGGATTTCGGCGCCAAGGCGGACGACACCACGGACGACACCCAGGCGATCCGCAACGCGATCAGCAACGCGAAGTCCACGGGCAAGGCGGGGGTCTGGATTCCTTCGGGCGTCTTCCGCATCAACGGCCGGGTGGATCTGGACAACATCCACCTGCGTGGCGCGGGCCCCTGGTACACGAAGATCCTGGCCACCAACTATGGCGAGCACTTCTACGGCACGGGAAACAACGTCAAGGTGTTCGACTTGGCGTACTTCGGCGAGATTGTCGAGCGCAAGGATGACCCGGACCGTGCGGCGTTCCAGGAGAGCTACGGCACGGGCTCGCACTTCCAGAACCTCTGGATCGAACACGCGAAGGTCGCCTTCTGGATCCGGCCCCCCACGGACGGGCTGTTCATCGTCAATACCCGGATGCGCAACCTCTACGCGGACGGCCTCAACCTCCATGCGGGCATCAAGAACTCGACGGTCAGCCATGTCCACGCCCGCAACACGGGCGATGACGCCTTCGCCATGTGGTCCGAGGGCAACATCAACGAGAACTGCACGTTCCGCTACAACACCGCGCAGATGCCCAACCTGGCCAACACCTTCGCCATCTACAATGGCAGGGACAACAAGCTCCTGGACAGCGTGGGCTCGGACACGCTCTACGCTGACTCGGGTGTCTTGATCACCGACTGGTTCGCGGACCTGCCCTTCCTGGGGACCACCGAGGTCAAGCGTGTGACGTTGAACCGGACCGGTGGAGAGCAGAAGGTGAATTTCGGTCTGAACGCCGGAGCGCTGTGGATCCACGCGGCGAGAAAAGCCATCACGGGGCACATCCTCGTGGATGGAGTGGATATCAACGACAGCACCTTCTCGGCCGTCAAGTTCAGCTTCCGCAAGCCCCTCTGGCAGGAGCCCAACCCTGGCGTGAACAATGAGCCCATCTCCAACGTGACCCTGAACAACGTCACCATCAAGGGCGCGGGCGCTTATGGGTTGGAGACCCAGAATGTGCCAGGGACAGCCACCTGCACCAACGTCACCGTGACGGGTGCGGCGCTGGGGGGACTCAGCAACCCCAGCAACAAGTTCACCTTCGTCAAGGTCTCGGGCAACAGCGGCTGGTAG
- a CDS encoding cellulase family glycosylhydrolase: protein MYRFIVGTGVIALLAGAPEAHARRAPETLTLSGKQLLINGNPFTAKGVNYHPVPRTGPSNWPDDWTMNRAVVFSDLAKMKEMGVNTLRVYVLYDRLFQNWEEQNDPSTDPGRVDQAVLANYRAVLDEADRQGIYVIMNYFLPTNADFRAGQQMKFNKDARTRHKLRFRNIINVFKNRTEFPMVLMWAFGNENNFDWNRGQMTSEAMFDFYGEAIREADQQADAGHPYTVVLGDNPALDIHNTSLLNRAPLVDVWSVNMYNTEQGFKNIIQGYPLNKPLLFTEFGYDACQHNKGCDFSNPEGRGSADAQQQQAAFFQSRWVNAMLPNLSARSATHKLLGGVVFEWNDEWWKDGSGPRDVHDTGGFANANLVPDCFMNEEWFGLSTALKENETSGRYYRSAFNQLKTLWTAP, encoded by the coding sequence ATGTATCGATTCATTGTTGGGACAGGGGTTATCGCGCTGCTCGCAGGGGCACCCGAGGCACACGCCAGGCGGGCGCCAGAAACCCTCACGCTCTCGGGCAAGCAGCTCTTGATCAATGGCAATCCCTTCACCGCCAAGGGCGTCAATTACCACCCCGTGCCTAGGACGGGGCCGAGCAACTGGCCCGATGACTGGACCATGAACCGGGCCGTGGTGTTCAGCGATCTGGCCAAGATGAAGGAGATGGGGGTCAACACCCTCCGCGTCTATGTGCTGTACGACCGGCTGTTCCAGAACTGGGAAGAGCAGAATGATCCCTCGACTGATCCAGGCCGTGTGGATCAGGCGGTGCTCGCGAACTACCGCGCCGTCCTGGACGAAGCCGATCGCCAGGGCATCTATGTCATCATGAACTACTTCCTGCCCACCAACGCGGACTTCCGCGCGGGACAGCAGATGAAGTTCAACAAGGATGCGCGCACGCGGCACAAGCTGCGCTTTCGCAACATCATCAATGTCTTCAAGAATCGCACCGAGTTCCCGATGGTGTTGATGTGGGCCTTCGGCAACGAGAACAATTTCGACTGGAACCGTGGGCAGATGACGTCCGAGGCCATGTTCGACTTCTATGGCGAGGCCATCCGCGAGGCCGATCAGCAGGCCGATGCGGGGCACCCCTACACCGTGGTTCTCGGAGACAACCCCGCGCTGGACATCCACAACACCAGCCTGCTCAACCGGGCGCCCCTCGTGGATGTCTGGTCCGTCAACATGTACAACACGGAGCAGGGCTTCAAGAACATCATCCAGGGCTATCCGCTCAACAAGCCGCTCCTGTTTACGGAGTTTGGCTATGACGCCTGCCAGCACAACAAGGGGTGTGATTTCTCCAACCCGGAGGGCCGCGGCAGCGCGGACGCGCAACAACAGCAGGCCGCCTTCTTCCAAAGCCGTTGGGTGAACGCGATGCTGCCCAACCTCAGCGCCCGGAGCGCCACCCACAAGCTGCTCGGAGGCGTGGTGTTCGAGTGGAACGACGAGTGGTGGAAGGATGGAAGCGGTCCCCGGGATGTCCACGACACCGGAGGGTTCGCCAACGCGAACCTCGTTCCAGACTGTTTCATGAACGAGGAATGGTTCGGACTCTCCACCGCCCTCAAGGAGAACGAGACGAGTGGGCGCTATTACCGGTCCGCGTTCAATCAGCTCAAGACGTTGTGGACTGCTCCATAG
- a CDS encoding catalase, with translation MSKRPVLTTEAGAPVSDNQHSQTAGPSGPVLLQDHHLLEKLARFNRERIPERVVHAVGSGAYGTFEVTSRDVPRYTRMKLFSEVGKKTEVFLRFSTVAGSKGAPDTARDPRGFGVRFYTEDGNWDLVGNNTPVFFLRDGIKFPDFIHSQKYDPYTNSQEPDNVWDFFSYSPEATHQFTWLFGDRGIPATLRHMDGFGSHTFQWVNAQGERFWVKFHFKTDQGIRILTTQEAEAIGGKEPQHHQRDLYRAIERGEFPSWTLKVQVMPEAAAVNYRFNPFDLTKVWPYKDYPLMEVGKLVLNRTPDNFFADVEQAALDPANFVPGIGPSPDRMLQARLFAYGDAHRYRLGINSTQLPVNSPRGVKGGARNYGRDGAMRLDGNGGRGPNYEPNSFNGPVQTDEAPGVGYEVSGVTGAYVHGKHAEDNDFVQAGALYRLMTEPEKQRLVENISGSLAQVSREDIISRAIAHFRAADEEYGSRLATAVQKLRHAR, from the coding sequence GTGTCCAAGCGCCCTGTCCTGACCACCGAAGCGGGAGCTCCCGTCTCCGACAACCAGCACTCGCAGACCGCGGGGCCCAGTGGCCCGGTGCTGCTGCAGGATCACCACTTGCTGGAGAAGCTGGCCCGCTTCAACCGCGAGCGCATCCCGGAGCGCGTGGTGCACGCGGTGGGCTCCGGCGCCTATGGCACCTTTGAAGTCACCTCCCGGGACGTGCCGCGTTACACGCGCATGAAGCTGTTCAGCGAGGTGGGCAAGAAGACGGAGGTCTTCCTGCGCTTCTCCACCGTGGCCGGCTCCAAGGGCGCTCCCGACACGGCGAGGGATCCGCGGGGCTTCGGCGTGCGCTTCTACACGGAGGATGGCAACTGGGACCTGGTGGGCAACAACACGCCCGTGTTCTTTCTGCGTGACGGCATCAAGTTCCCGGACTTCATCCACTCGCAGAAGTACGACCCGTACACGAACAGCCAGGAGCCCGACAACGTCTGGGACTTCTTCTCCTACTCTCCGGAGGCCACGCACCAGTTCACCTGGCTCTTTGGTGACCGGGGCATCCCGGCGACGCTGCGGCACATGGACGGCTTCGGTTCGCACACCTTCCAGTGGGTGAACGCGCAGGGCGAGCGCTTCTGGGTGAAGTTCCATTTCAAGACGGATCAGGGCATCCGCATTCTCACCACGCAGGAGGCGGAGGCGATCGGAGGGAAGGAGCCGCAGCACCACCAACGAGACTTGTACCGGGCCATCGAGCGCGGCGAGTTTCCCTCGTGGACGCTCAAAGTCCAGGTGATGCCGGAGGCCGCCGCGGTCAACTACCGCTTCAACCCGTTCGATCTCACCAAGGTGTGGCCCTACAAGGACTACCCGCTCATGGAGGTGGGCAAGCTGGTCCTCAACCGGACCCCGGACAACTTCTTCGCGGACGTGGAGCAGGCGGCGCTGGACCCGGCGAACTTCGTGCCCGGCATTGGCCCCTCCCCGGACCGGATGCTCCAGGCGCGCCTGTTCGCCTACGGCGACGCGCACCGGTACCGGCTGGGCATCAACAGCACGCAACTTCCGGTGAACTCACCGCGCGGCGTGAAGGGAGGGGCGCGCAACTACGGCCGTGACGGCGCCATGCGCCTCGACGGCAACGGTGGACGCGGTCCCAACTATGAGCCGAACAGCTTCAACGGTCCCGTGCAGACGGACGAGGCCCCCGGCGTGGGCTACGAAGTCAGCGGCGTGACGGGCGCCTACGTCCACGGCAAGCACGCGGAGGACAACGACTTCGTGCAGGCCGGAGCCCTCTACCGGTTGATGACGGAGCCGGAGAAGCAGCGCTTGGTGGAGAACATCTCGGGCAGCCTCGCGCAGGTGAGCCGCGAGGACATCATCAGCCGCGCCATCGCTCACTTCCGTGCCGCCGATGAGGAGTACGGCTCCCGCCTCGCCACCGCCGTCCAGAAGCTCCGCCACGCTCGCTAG